The proteins below are encoded in one region of Lactuca sativa cultivar Salinas chromosome 3, Lsat_Salinas_v11, whole genome shotgun sequence:
- the LOC111897652 gene encoding thaumatin-like protein 1 — translation MTRSILVLTSLLFFILKGVSCATFTFVNKCSYTVWPGILGNPVLDTTGFELANGNSRSFQAPAGWSGRFWGRTGCNFDSTGHGSCATADCGSGEMQCNGAGATPPATLAEFTLGSISGSATQDFYDVSLVDGYNLQMIVEVSGGSGDCRTTGCVDDLNRRCPSELRVEGGGGCRSACEAFGTPEYCCKGEFDSPSTCQPTAYSQVFKTACPRSYSYAYDDATSTFTCTGANYVITFCPSFPSGKVTKGLMRPTNGTGSDPLKEFFSNSSLYADLAAGNSIGIDHFSLKLIFILFIIYFTHISFFGM, via the exons ATGACTCGCTCTATTTTGGTTCTTACATCTCTTCTCTTCTTTATCCTTAAAG GAGTTTCATGTGCTACTTTTACATTTGTCAACAAGTGCAGCTACACAGTCTGGCCGGGAATTCTAGGCAATCCAGTTCTTGATACCACCGGATTTGAACTCGCAAACGGTAATTCACGTTCCTTTCAAGCTCCGGCAGGATGGTCCGGTCGCTTCTGGGGAAGAACAGGTTGTAACTTTGATTCCACCGGCCACGGATCATGTGCCACGGCTGACTGTGGTTCCGGAGAAATGCAATGTAATGGTGCCGGAGCAACCCCACCGGCCACCCTGGCGGAGTTCACCCTTGGATCGATATCAGGTTCGGCTACACAGGACTTCTACGACGTCAGCCTTGTCGATGGGTATAATTTACAGATGATCGTGGAGGTGAGCGGTGGGTCGGGTGATTGCAGGACGACGGGGTGTGTAGATGACTTAAACCGGCGGTGTCCGAGCGAGCTGAGGGTGGAGGGTGGCGGAGGTTGTAGAAGCGCATGTGAGGCGTTTGGGACGCCGGAGTATTGCTGTAAGGGAGAGTTCGATTCGCCGAGCACTTGTCAGCCGACGGCGTACTCGCAGGTGTTTAAGACGGCGTGTCCGAGGTCGTACAGCTACGCGTACGATGATGCAACTAGTACTTTCACGTGTACGGGTGCTAATTATGTGATCACATTTTGTCCTTCATTCCCAAG TGGAAAAGTTACGAAAGGGTTAATGAGGCCTACAAATGGGACTGGGTCGGATCCCTTGAAAGAATTCTTTTCGAATAGTTCATTGTATGCCGATCTTGCTGCTGGAAATTCAATTGGCATCGACCATTTTtctttaaaacttatatttattttgtttattatttatttcacACATATTAGTTTTTTTGGTATGTAA